GCGGGGGTTAGCGAttattagccagctagcagggctaacgtttattagccggctaatggggttaacatttattagccggctagcgaggctaatgtttattagccggctagcggggctaacgtttattagccggctagcggggctaacgtttattagccggctagcggggctaacgtttattagccgggctagcggggctaacgtttattagcagactagcggggctaacgtttattagcagactagcggggctaacgtttattagcagactagcggggcatttacagagggttaaacgtgttgattaaaagtactatttttatcattttttgcccagagctgtcttcttcgtttccggcaggctagctgccttgcgccatgttgctgcctctcgctggtgaatcatggaaatGCTTAAAAGGGctcgcgctggctacgttatacagtgacgtaatcgcgtggctccttgctggtggaaaagcaacaggttcgtaagaggtgctcgGGTTAGCggttagcaccaactgagcaccgGCTccagcactagctccgaaccagcactggctccagctcggtggagaAAGCGGTGTTCATGGCAGTGGGAGGTTCTAGGAGGTTCTGGAGGTTCGGGGAGGTTCTGAGAGGTTCTGAGAGGTTGACGTACCTGCAGCTTGCGGGCCATGGCCACCACCTCGTGATCTGGAGGGTTGTACTTGTAGCAGTTGGAGAACATTAACCTGACATCCGTCGCAAAGCTCTGAGGATCGCTGTACTCTCCTTTATCCATCTTTTTCTGttagagaggagacagaaaacaTGAGTCAGTCATATTTAAAAAGGGGAATATGAAGCTTCATTGAATCCTGCTTCATTGAATCCTGCAGCTCTATAAAAGGATCAGTGTCGTATTTTGGGTCACATATCTGCTCTGAAGCCGGACAGAAACCTCGTAGTTTAAACACCAGCAGcttattttaaagcaaattcACAAATTCATTCTTCACGTAACTCGTCAATCTTTCAGATCTCCGTCCTAAAGTTCTCACTTGCAGACAGCTGTCATGATAATTATTGACTTATCGTATAATAGcataattatcaacattgtgtgtatatatcaacttatcgtacaataacgatatttttgacattgtgtctatataccgacttatcgtacaataacgatatttttgacattgtgtctatataccgacttatcgtacaataacgcaattatcaacatcatcgtGTCTAtatatcgacttatcgtacaataacgatatttttgacattgtgtctatataccgacttatcgtacaataacgcaattatcaacatcatcgtGTCTAtatatcgacttatcgtacaataacgatatttttgacattgtgtctatataccgacttatcgtacaataacgatATTTTTGACATCGTGTGTAtatatcgacttatcgtacaataacgatATTTTGACATCGTGTGTAtatatcgacttatcgtacaataacgatATTTTTGACATCGTGTCTATATATtaacttatcgtacaataacacaattatcaacatcatcgtACAATAACGATATTTTGACTGTGTAtatatcgacttatcgtacaataacgatatttttgacattgtgtgtatatatcgacttatcgtacaataacgatATTTTTGACATCGTGTCTAtatatcgacttatcgtacaataacgaaATTTTTGACATCGTGTATATATATcgacttatcatacaataacgATATTTTTGACATCGTGTCTATATaccgacttatcgtacaataacgatATTTTTGACATCGTGTCTATGTaccgacttatcgtacaataacgatATTTTTGACATCGTGTCTATATaccgacttatcgtacaataacgatattttgacattgtgtctatataccgacttatcgtacaataacgatATTTTTGACATCGTGTCTATATaccgacttatcgtacaataacgatATTTTTGACATCTTGTCTATATaccgacttatcgtacaataacgatATTTTTGACATCTTGTCTATATaacgacttatcgtacaataacgatatttttgacattgtgtctatataccgacttatcgtacaataccgatatttttgacattgtgtctatataccgacttatcgtacaataccgatatttttgacattgtgtCTATATACCGACTTATCGTACATACCGatatttttgacattgtgtctatataccgacttatcgtacaataacgatATTTTTGACATCGTGTACATATCGActtatcgacttatcgtacaaaaccgatatttttgacattgtgtctatataccaacttatcgtacaataacgatattttgacattgtgtctatttatcgacttatcgtacaataacaatatttttgacatcGTGTGTACatatcgacttatcgtacaatagcGATATTTTTGACATCGTGTGTACATatcaacttatcgtacaataacgatATTTTTGACATCGTGTGTACATAtagacttatcgtacaataatatttttgacattgtgtCTTTATAATCAagttatcgtacaataacgacatttttgacattgtgtctatataccgacttatcgtacaataacgatatttttgacattgtgtgtacatatcgacttatcgtacaatagcgatatttttgacattgtgtctatatatcgacttatcgtacaataacgatattttgacattgtgtgtacatatcgacttatcgtacaataacgatatttttgacattgtgtctatataccgacttatcgtacaataacgatATTTTTGACATCGTGTCTATTGTGTCTATATaccgacttatcgtacaataatgatatttttgacattgtgtctatataccgacttatcgtacaataacaatatttttgacattgtgtctatataccgacttatcgtacaataccgatatttttgacattgtgtCTTTATAATCAATGCATCGTACAATAACGCAATTTCTGACGTCATCGTGTCTAtttatcgacttatcgtacaataacgacATTTTTGACATCGTGTctgacttatcgtacaataacgatatttttgacattgtgtCTATATTTTGGTTTATCgtacactgatgatgtcacacgtTACCCGAACAGTGCTGAGGTCCATGggtgtttgatgatgtcatggtaGTCGTGCAGCTCGAGCGCCTCCGCGTCCACCGGCTTGTAGAAGGGCCAGGCGTACGCCGCGTGCTTCTTGGAGAGCATCTCTTTCAGGATGGCGTCGCAGTGTTTCATCTGTTCGCCTAGTTTACCGGCCTTCCTCCCCCCTGcgcctcctccgcctcctcccacCTCGCCTCCCGCCACCTCCTCCACTGTCTCCCTGCGGGTTTTGGCGGGGCGTGCGGCGGCCTCGCGCCGGGACGAGCCCAGCTTAGCCGGTTTGGTGTCCTGAGCGGACGGAGAGTCGGCGCGACCGGCAGAGATGGCCGACGTGGTGGGAGTCGTGGTGTCGGCTTTCCTCTTCACCCCCTTCTtctgttagagagagagagagagagagagagagagagacagacagagggagagagagggagagggagagagagagagagagagggagagagagagagagagagagacagagagagagagagagagacagagagacagagagagagagggagggagagtcaGTGTTTGTCACATTTTATACTTTGGGTCATGTGCTGCCATCACATACTACACGGCTGTTACCTTGACGACGGGCTGTGCAGAGGGCATCATGGTTGCCGGGGGCTGTGGGGCAGAGACGGGGGGCGTGGCTGGTACCGGTGTGGGCGTGGTCGAGATGACTGGCGTctgagagggggagggggaggggtacgaggggggaggggaggctGAAGACTCGGCCTGCTGACTCACtgatggacagaaaacacagaacaggaagtattagtactgcagtacctgtagtattagcagtattagtactgcagtacctgtagtattagcagtattagtactgcagtacctgtagtattagcagtattagtactgcagtacctgtagtattagcagtattagtactgcagtacttgtagtattagcagtattagtactgcagtacctgtagtattagcagtattagtactgcagtacttgtagtattagcagtagtagtacctgtagtacatgtagtattagcagtagtagtacctgtagtacatgtagtattagcagtagtagtacctgtagtacatgtagtattagcagtagtagtacctgtagtattagcagtagtagtacttgtagtattagcagtagtagtacctgtagtacctgtagtattagcagtagtagtacctgtagtattagcagtagtagtacctgtagtacctgtagtattagcagtagtagtacctgtagtattagcagtagtagtacctgtagtacctgtagtattagcagtagtagtacctgtagtattagcagtagtagtacctgtagtacttgtagtattagcagtagtagtacctgtagtattagcagtagtagtacctgtagtacctgtagtattagcagtagtagtacctgtagtattagcagtattagtatttgtagtattagcagtattagtatttgtagtattagcagtagtagtacctgtagtattagcagtattagtatttgtagtattagcagtagtagtacctgtagtattagcagtattagtatttgtagtattagcagtagtagtacctgtagtACCTGTAGTACCTGTAGTAGCAGCTGCAGGCTGTTTGCTCTTGTTCTTCCCTTTCGGCGCTGGCGGCAGCAGAGCTACTTCCTCTTGAGGCATCTGAGCGACTTTCTGCAGGAAGATTTTCTCTAGAGCCTGAGCCATCAGCACGATGTCATCTGTGGGCTGCAGAGACCAAAACATCTGATCAATAACTGACCAAAACATCTGATCAATACATCTGATCAATAACTGACCAAAACATCTGATCAATAACTGACCAATACATCTGATCAATACATctgatcaataactgatcaatacatctgatcaataactgatcaatacatctgatcaataactgatcaatacatctgatcaataactgatcaatacatctgatcaataactgatcaataCATCTGATCAATAACTGACAATACTGAACTTGAGTCTCATCATGTGCACTGATACAAACATCACTGACTGGCCCTTCAGAATAAGAGCGTACCTTGTTGTAGATGTAGCAGTAAGTGGCCTTTCAGAATAAGAGCGTACCTTGTTGTAGATGTAGCAGTAAGTGGCCTTTCAGAATAAGAGCGTACCTTGTGGCCTTTCAGAATAAGAGCGTACCTTGTTGTATATGTAGCAGTATGTGGCCTTTCAGAATAAGAGCGTACCTTGTTGTAGATGTAGCAGTTGGTGAACATGGTGTTGAAGTCCTGCATGGCCTCGCTGGCGCTCCAGTAATAATTGTTCTCCAGACGTTTCTTGATGGTTCCCATGTCCATCGGGTTCTTGATCACTTTGTGGTAGTCCTGCAAACATCAACAAGGTTAGCTTAGCATTCAGGCTGTTAGCATTCAGGCTGTTAGCATTGAGCCTGTTAGCATTCAGGCTGTTAGCATTGAGCCCGTTAGCATTCAGGCTGTTAGCATCCAGCCTGTTAGCATTCAGCCTGTTAGCATTAAACCTGTTAGCACTCAGGCTGTTAGCATTAAACCTGTTAGCACTCAGGCTGTTAGCATTGAGCCTGTTAGCATTCAGGCTGTTAGCATCCAGGCTGTTAGCATTCAGGCTGTTAGCATTCAGGCCGTTAGCATTCAGCTACACGCTCTAGCCCCTGTGATGCTAGCTGCTCAAAGAAATGAAGGGAACATTTAAATCTCGCATCGTGTGAAGTGTCAAATCTTTACTGAGAGAACCCAAAACCACCGAGGGCTGGAGGTTCTGCACTCAGACCTGGATCTGGACTGTGGCGGTACTGATAAACCCCGTTCCCACTGCAGGGACTTCGGGGTAATGTTACCCGAGTCCTACCCGAGGTCCCACTTCCTATATTTGACCAGGAACTTCCTCAGTGTTAACGGGTGGAAGGAGTTCAGTCCTACAGTCTCTGAGGGTTCTGGTTCCTGACAGCAGAACCGTTGGCTCTGACATGAGGGCCGTTTCCACTGAAGAAGTTCCTGGAACTATTTGAGGGacaggaactttacaggaaccttcctctcactcggccctgtCAACCGCTGTGTCTCCACTGAGAGAGCCGAGTGAGAGGAAGTTCCAATCAGCACCCAAGAGTTTCTCGAGGCCGTTCTGAGTACCTACTCCGAGGCAGGGACTCGCTTAGCCCCTGTAAAAGATCCTTTGGAGGCGGTTCCTGCGGTGGAGACACGAACCAACGGCCACGGCCCCGTAaaaattaccccgaagttcctgcgGTGGGAAACGGCCCTATGGAGGTCTGTGTGACCCTCCGAGGATCTGCCTCCCCAGACCAtcagtgccccccccccaccccgacCAAAGCAGCCCTGCTGATGTTCCAGCATCCAGACCAGGTCCCACTAGAGGACGTCCTCATGTCCCCGCCTGcctgggggagggggagggggaaggggggggggcatcccGTCCTCATGGAGTCTGTTTGGGACAGTCTGGTCAGCAGCAGCCAGGCagcgctcctcctcctcctgctgctggaggaCTCAGCAGACCTCGATCCCGGAGGAGCTGGACTAACTGTGAACCTAAACGGGCTGCAGGTAGCGCCTCATGCTAGCAGAGGCGAGGACGCCAAACTAGagaaggggggcggggggtttgggggggtcTGAGGGGGGTCCTACTTTTACCTCCATTGAACCTGTTGTTAGTGTGTAATTTGACCCAAAGCAGCTGAAACTGATTCCTGATCAATGCTGACATCATTAAGGCTCCTTCATGTCTCTGAgcagtgtgttcagtgtgtgtgtgtcggcggCAACAGGAAGTGGCTGTGATGCGTTTCCTGTGGCGGAGCAGCGACTCACCGCCAGGCAGAGTTTGATGGCGTCGACCGGCTGATAGAAGGGCCAAGCGAACTGATGCTTCCACAGAGTCTTCACCACCACGTTCTGCATGTACTGCAGCTGGTTGGTCTTCCTgtaggagacacacacacacacacacacacacacacacacacacacacacacacacagagacacacacacacacacacacacacacacacacagagagacacacacacacacacacacacacacacacacacacacacacacacacacacacacagagagacacacacacacacacacacacacacacacacacagagagacacacacacacacacagagacacacacagagacacacacacacacacacacacacacacagagagggacagagagacacacacacacacacacacagagacagagagacacacacacagagagagacacacacacacacacacacacacacacacacacacacacacacacacagagagagacagagagacacacacacacacggtaaaATATCACACCAGAACTGCGGATCATAATCACgataattaaccctcctgttgtcctcgagtcaaggaaggaagggaggaaggaaggaaagaaggaaaggaaggaaaggaaggtaggagagagggagaagagggaagggaagaaggagggaggaaggaaaagaggaaggaaaggaaaagaggaagatggaaggaaaggagggaggaagaaaaggaaaggaagggcgaaggaaggaaggagggagaaaggaaaagaggaaggaaggagggaaggaaggaaggaaggtaggagggagggagaaaagaaaagaggaaggaaggagggaggaagaaaggaaagaaagaaggagggaaggaaagatggaaggaaaggagagaggaaggaaagaaggaaagaaggaaaaggaggaacgacggaaagtaggagggagagagaaaggaaaagaggaaggaaggagggaaggtagggaggaaagaaggaaggaaggtaggaggagggagaaaggaaaagaggaaggaaggagggaggaagaaaggaaagaaagaaggagggaaggaaagatggaaggaaaggagagaggaaggaaagaaggaaagaaggaaagaaggaaagtaggagggagggagaaaggaaaagaggaaggaaggagggaaggaaaggagggaggaaggaaggaacaaaggaaggagggagggagggagggagggaggaaggaaggaaggaaggaaggaaggaaggaaggaaggaaggaacagtcgaaacagaggaggatgacaggaaggttaaaactattttttttaacttgctgCATTTCTTGGACGTTTCTCTTCAGAGAGCGGGTG
Above is a window of Scomber japonicus isolate fScoJap1 unplaced genomic scaffold, fScoJap1.pri scaffold_727, whole genome shotgun sequence DNA encoding:
- the LOC128354854 gene encoding LOW QUALITY PROTEIN: bromodomain-containing protein 3-like (The sequence of the model RefSeq protein was modified relative to this genomic sequence to represent the inferred CDS: inserted 1 base in 1 codon) — its product is MSDAPEAAPPSPPQLTNPPPPEVTNPTKPGRKTNQLQYMQNVVVKTLWKHQFAWPFYQPVDAIKLCLADYHKVIKNPMDMGTIKKRLENNYYWSASEAMQDFNTMFTNCYIYNKPTDDIVLMAQALEKIFLQKVAQMPQEEVALLPPAPKGKNKSKQPAAATTGTTVSQQAESSASPPPSYPSPSPSQTPVISTTPTPVPATPPVSAPQPPATMMPSAQPVVKKKGVKRKADTTTPTTSAISAGRADSPSAQDTKPAKLGSSRREAAARPAKTRRETVEEVAGGEVGGGGGGAGGRKAGKLGEQMKHCDAILKEMLSKKHAAYAWPFYKPVDAEALELHDYHDIIKHPXDLSTVRKKMDKGEYSDPQSFATDVRLMFSNCYKYNPPDHEVVAMARKLQVRQPLRTSQNLPEPPEPPRTSHCHEHRFLHRAGASAGSELVLEPVL